One Streptomyces sp. L2 genomic window carries:
- a CDS encoding GNAT family N-acetyltransferase: MPHTAPRYLAEGPRVGIRHFTLDDGPEFTARVRQSKDLHSPWLFPPDTDEAYAAYAGPLIDDPAKAGFLVCEKADGAVAGFININNIVRGGFRSGALGYGAFAHAAGRGLMREGLELVIGYAFGPMRLHRLEINAQPGNTASLALARGAGFRREGFSPAMLYVDGGWRDHERWALTTEMRDLP; the protein is encoded by the coding sequence ATGCCGCACACCGCACCCCGCTACCTGGCCGAAGGCCCCCGTGTGGGCATCCGGCACTTCACACTCGACGACGGGCCCGAGTTCACCGCCCGGGTCAGACAGAGCAAGGACCTGCACAGCCCCTGGCTGTTCCCGCCCGACACCGACGAGGCGTACGCCGCCTACGCCGGACCGCTCATCGACGACCCGGCCAAGGCCGGCTTCCTCGTCTGCGAGAAGGCCGACGGGGCCGTCGCCGGCTTCATCAACATCAACAACATCGTCCGGGGCGGCTTCCGGTCCGGTGCCCTCGGCTACGGCGCCTTCGCCCACGCGGCCGGCCGCGGACTGATGCGCGAAGGACTGGAACTCGTCATCGGCTACGCGTTCGGCCCGATGCGCCTGCACCGCCTGGAGATCAACGCACAGCCCGGCAACACCGCCTCCCTCGCGCTGGCCCGCGGCGCCGGCTTCCGCCGCGAGGGCTTCTCCCCGGCCATGCTCTACGTCGACGGCGGCTGGCGGGACCACGAACGCTGGGCCCTCACCACCGAGATGCGCGACCTGCCCTGA
- a CDS encoding LD-carboxypeptidase, which produces MRQLVRPARLAPGARVAVVATSGPVPEERLQAGLDVLRGWDLDPVAAPHALDRHPEFGYLAGTDAGRAADLQNAWCDPAVDAVLCARGGYGAQRLADLLDWEAMRAAGPKVFVGFSDLTVLHEAFATRLGLATLHGPMAAGLDLIKNERAQEHLRATLFAPETVRTITATGGGALVPGRARGVTLGGWLTLLASELGLPHARRSARGGLLCLEDVGQETHHLDRCLTQLLRSGWLDGVRGVLLGSWQDCAGYAEEIRPLLADRLGTLGVPVAENVGFGHCDGALTIPFGAAAELDAEAGTLTLDETALR; this is translated from the coding sequence GTGAGGCAACTGGTACGGCCCGCCCGGCTGGCCCCCGGCGCACGCGTGGCCGTCGTCGCCACCAGCGGGCCGGTGCCCGAGGAACGGCTCCAGGCCGGCCTCGACGTGTTGCGCGGCTGGGACCTCGACCCGGTGGCCGCCCCCCACGCCCTGGACCGGCACCCAGAGTTCGGCTACCTCGCCGGCACCGACGCCGGCCGGGCGGCCGACCTGCAGAACGCCTGGTGCGACCCGGCCGTGGACGCCGTCCTCTGCGCGCGCGGCGGATACGGCGCACAGCGCCTGGCCGACCTGCTCGACTGGGAGGCGATGCGGGCCGCCGGGCCGAAGGTGTTCGTCGGGTTCAGCGACCTCACCGTCCTGCACGAGGCCTTCGCCACCCGCCTGGGCCTGGCCACCCTGCACGGCCCGATGGCCGCCGGCCTCGACCTCATCAAGAACGAGCGGGCCCAGGAACACCTGCGGGCCACCCTGTTCGCCCCCGAGACGGTCCGCACCATCACCGCCACCGGCGGCGGCGCCCTCGTCCCCGGCCGCGCCCGGGGCGTCACCCTCGGCGGCTGGCTGACCCTGCTCGCCTCCGAACTCGGCCTCCCGCACGCCCGCCGCTCCGCACGCGGCGGACTGCTCTGCCTGGAGGACGTCGGACAGGAGACGCACCACCTGGACCGCTGCCTCACCCAACTCCTGCGCTCCGGCTGGCTCGACGGCGTGCGCGGCGTGCTGCTCGGCTCCTGGCAGGACTGCGCCGGCTACGCCGAGGAGATCCGCCCCCTGCTCGCCGACCGCCTCGGCACCCTCGGCGTGCCCGTCGCCGAGAACGTCGGATTCGGCCACTGCGACGGGGCGCTGACGATCCCCTTCGGCGCCGCCGCCGAACTCGACGCCGAGGCGGGCACGTTGACCCTGGACGAGACGGCGCTGCGCTGA
- a CDS encoding LpqB family beta-propeller domain-containing protein: MLTSAYGSWPSPVDAALAAAHDGQPEWVGFVGDEAWWTEPRPTEGGRRALVRRTADGREESVLPPPWNVRSRVIEYGGRPWDGVLDDGQPLVVFTHFADQRLYRYEPGGEPRPLTPAPTPGRELRWAEPRVDLGRGEVWCVLEEYTGDGPDDVRRVPAAVPLDGSAAADRSAVRELGDDRHRFVTGVRLSPDGRRAAWLAWDHPRMPWDGTELLVGEVGADGTLRDVQTVAGGPDEAIAQVEWSTDGRLLYTSDRSGWWNLYRDGVPLCPREEEFGGPLWKLGLRWFAPLDDGRIAVIHGRGSTVLGVLDTESGELVDVAGPWTEFAPTLAASGDRVLAVGASPRTAYEVVELDARGGHTRVTGARHRDPVDPAYYPEPQIRAFTGPDGREVHARVYPPHHPARTAPDGELPPYVIWAHGGPTSRAPLVLDLAIACFTSRGIGVAEVDYGGSTGYGRAYRERLREQWGVVDVEDCAAVALALAEEGTADRARLAIRGGSAGGWTTAASLTTTDVYACGTISYPILDLTTWGPGDTHDFESRYLESLIGPAGEVPARYTERSPLTHADRLTVPFLLLQGLDDVICPPAQCEGFLARVQGRGVPHAYRTFEGEGHGFRRAGTMVTALQAELSLYAQVFELDMPGVPELELLT, translated from the coding sequence GTGCTGACATCGGCCTACGGTTCCTGGCCCTCACCGGTCGACGCGGCCCTGGCCGCCGCGCACGACGGACAGCCCGAATGGGTGGGCTTCGTCGGCGACGAGGCCTGGTGGACCGAGCCCCGGCCCACTGAGGGCGGCCGCCGCGCCCTCGTGCGGCGCACGGCCGACGGCCGCGAGGAGTCCGTGCTGCCCCCGCCGTGGAACGTGCGCAGCAGGGTCATCGAGTACGGCGGCCGGCCCTGGGACGGTGTCCTCGACGACGGCCAACCTCTCGTCGTCTTCACGCACTTCGCCGATCAGCGCCTCTACCGGTACGAGCCCGGCGGCGAGCCCCGCCCGCTGACCCCGGCGCCGACGCCCGGCCGGGAGCTGCGCTGGGCGGAGCCGCGCGTGGACCTCGGCCGGGGTGAGGTCTGGTGCGTGCTGGAGGAGTACACCGGCGACGGGCCCGACGACGTGCGGCGCGTACCCGCCGCCGTACCGCTGGACGGCTCGGCCGCCGCCGACCGGAGCGCCGTCCGCGAACTCGGCGACGACCGGCACCGGTTCGTCACCGGCGTCCGGCTCTCGCCCGACGGCCGCCGGGCCGCCTGGCTGGCCTGGGACCACCCGCGGATGCCCTGGGACGGCACGGAGCTGCTCGTCGGGGAGGTCGGTGCCGACGGCACGCTGCGGGACGTGCAGACCGTCGCCGGTGGACCGGACGAGGCCATCGCCCAGGTCGAGTGGTCGACGGACGGCCGTCTTCTGTATACGAGCGACCGCAGCGGCTGGTGGAACCTCTACCGGGACGGCGTCCCCCTGTGCCCGCGCGAGGAGGAGTTCGGCGGGCCGCTCTGGAAACTGGGTCTCCGCTGGTTCGCGCCGCTGGACGACGGGCGCATCGCGGTCATCCACGGCCGAGGGTCGACCGTCCTCGGCGTACTGGACACAGAATCCGGTGAGCTCGTCGACGTCGCCGGACCGTGGACCGAGTTCGCCCCCACGCTCGCCGCCTCCGGCGACCGCGTCCTCGCCGTCGGCGCCAGCCCGCGCACCGCCTACGAGGTCGTCGAACTCGACGCCCGCGGCGGACACACCCGGGTCACCGGAGCCCGCCACCGGGACCCCGTCGACCCCGCCTACTACCCCGAGCCGCAGATCCGCGCCTTCACCGGCCCCGACGGCCGCGAGGTGCACGCCCGCGTCTACCCGCCGCACCACCCCGCCCGCACCGCCCCCGACGGCGAACTGCCCCCCTACGTCATCTGGGCCCACGGAGGGCCCACCAGCCGCGCACCCCTCGTGCTGGACCTCGCCATCGCCTGCTTCACCTCCCGCGGCATCGGCGTCGCCGAGGTCGACTACGGCGGGTCCACCGGATACGGCCGCGCCTACCGGGAGCGGCTGCGCGAACAGTGGGGCGTCGTCGACGTCGAGGACTGCGCCGCCGTCGCGCTGGCCCTCGCCGAGGAGGGCACCGCCGACCGCGCCCGGCTCGCTATCCGCGGCGGCAGCGCGGGCGGCTGGACCACCGCGGCCTCCCTGACCACCACCGACGTCTACGCCTGCGGCACCATCAGCTACCCCATCCTCGACCTCACCACCTGGGGCCCGGGTGACACCCACGACTTCGAGTCCCGCTACCTGGAGTCGCTGATCGGCCCGGCGGGCGAGGTGCCCGCCCGCTACACCGAACGCTCGCCCCTCACCCACGCCGACCGGCTGACCGTGCCGTTCCTGCTGCTCCAGGGCCTGGACGACGTGATCTGCCCGCCCGCCCAGTGCGAGGGCTTCCTGGCCCGCGTCCAGGGCCGGGGCGTGCCCCACGCCTACCGCACCTTCGAGGGGGAGGGCCACGGCTTCCGGCGCGCCGGCACCATGGTGACCGCCCTTCAGGCCGAACTGTCCCTGTACGCTCAGGTGTTCGAGCTGGACATGCCCGGCGTTCCCGAACTGGAGCTGCTGACGTGA